GTAACTCCAGTCAGAAACTGGAGACCAGGCTAGGCTCCCCCTGCATTGCAGGAGAGTAGATGAAAGGAACCCAGGAAACCAAACTCCTAGGTAATGCTCCACACACAGCCCAGAAATGCACTTTCTAGACTAGAAAATGAAGTTGAAGAGGCCCGGTGCAAATATAGCCATTAGCAACACCGCTCACCAAAATATAGATATGAAAAGTTTCCCATGTCGTTTTTTTCCAGGAGAGTCCCAGGAAGGCATCCTGGTTGACAGAGGTTCGCCATTGTCTCTACCTCCCCCTTAATAGAGAAAAACACTGATTATTCATTCCTGTCCCTGACCCAAATATTAACAACCACACTCAGGCTGATGAACACTtgattgatattctttttttttttttttttaattttttttttttttcaacgtttatttatttttgggacagagagagacagagcatgaacgggggagggacagagagagagggagacacacagaatcggaaacaggctccaggctctgagccatcagcccagagcccgacgcggggctcgaactcacggaccgtgagatcgtgacctggctgaagtcggacgcttaaccgactgcgccacccaggcgccccttgattgaTATTCTTGGGACACTTTTTACCTCATGCTGAATACAACAAAGATCTTTCCTGCGGAGCTCCACAGCTAGATTCCGTTACTCCTTGTTGTCCTCTGACCCAGGAAGGAGGGCCTTCGTCAGCAGGACCTTGCTTGGTGTGTGAGCTCAAACCAGCCACTTTCAATTGTAAAATGGGAACCAGAATACTGATTCACAGGCACAATCCTCAATCCTCCCTTGTAGGGTTATTTGACCTACTACATCTGGTACCCAAGTGGGTACTCACTAGAGCACTGTGGTTTCAAGTTTACTTCTAAGTGTCCACAACAATAGCATTTTCTCTGTTACTGCTTCTGATCTCTCCGTTGTTTCCCCAAAGAAGGAGATGAACAGAGAAGCTCTATATTGCAACATTTAGCCTCATAAAAGTAACTGCATCTGGCCAACATCTACAATTTCATCCAACAACTACTTAAGTGGCCAGGCTGTTGTAGGACAGGGAtggagcagtgaacaaaataacctccctgccctcagagagcttacattctagtggaaggCGACAGGGGAGTacaatatacagttgacccttgaacactgggcttgaactgcacaggtccacttagaTTTTTCGATCCGGTGCAGTACTCTTAAGTGTATTTTCTGTTACGATTTTCCCGACATTTTCCCTCTCTACCTTGATTGTAGAAACactgtatataatacatgtaacatacaaagtATGCGTTAATCAACTGTTTGTGTATCAGTAAGCCTTTTCCTGTCAAAAGTAGGCCGATAGTGTTAAGTTTTGGGGGGGATCAAAAGTTACACGTgttatttctggggcacctagcCGGCTGGCTCAGTTCGTGGAGCATGggaattcttgatcttggggtgaggagttcaagccccacgccgtgggtcaagattacttaaaaaggaaaaaaaataaaagcaacatgtgtaaaattaaaaaaaaaaaaattacacatgtaTTTTTTGCTTGGGCAGGGGGTTGGTGCGCCCCTAAcctccacattgttcaagggtcaaccataACAATAGGCCAGATGGTAACAAGTGCTACCAAGTAAGGTAAAGCAGAGAGGGAAATAAGGCAGGGGAGCAGagattgctattttaaataaggtaGCCAGGGAAGGATTCGCTGATACAGTATTTGAGCGAAGACCCGAAGGAGAGAAGGACTTCAGCCGTGTAGTTATCTGGTCAAAGAGTATTCTGGACAGAGGGAACAGTaaagtgcaaaagccctgaggtggAAACATTGCTATGTGGTGGAGCGAGCAACGGGGAAGAGAAAAGGGGCCCAGGGAGGTAATAGCAAGCCAGATAATGGAGTGAGACGCGCTGAAGGATTTCTTTTTGATCTTAGGTTTTAAAGAGAGCGTTTCTGGTTACTATGTCAAGAATAGGTTCAACCAGGCAAAGCAGAAGCAAGAAGGTCAGTTTGGGGagtagttcatgaattcaagaaaGATAGGACAGCGTCTCGAACTACAGTGATAATGGCTAGACTGAGGGTTCTTTTTTGGAGAGCGCTAACATACTGGATGTAGAAATGATAGTAgttgggttttttgggttttttttttttttgccaaggaaTGGAGTTGCTGTTTACTGGGCAAACTATGGGAGAAGCAGGCTTCTAGGGGGAAGTCAGAGGATTTTAGCTTGGTGGGGTGTTCAAATTAAACTTCCAAGCAGAGATGTCAAGAAGCAGCTGAATGCTCAAATCTGGTAACAGAGGAGAGTGCCAGTCTGGAGAAATAAAGTTGCAGGCTGCCTCGAGATAAATGATTGTCTTACTGTTAAAGATTTTCTAGAAAAGCAGATATCCTCCCTTCGCCAACTATTCccgaaagtttttttttctttcctagagcATCATCAATTTCTTTGGCTAGTACACCCGTTTCATTTCAAGAGGCTACCGTGTTTTTTATGTCTAAAACTTCCTCTTGCAGGTGTAATCATCTCAGACGCTTTCTTGCACTGTGGAAGGTAAAGCAGGATGTGATGCAACGGTGACAGTGTCCAGGATGCCACCACtcagtggggagagagagcgcaccaCAGgagatttccaaaaaaaaaaaaaaaaaaaaaaaaaaaaaaacaaaaccgagACCGGCAACtccccatgccccaccccccgAAAGGTCAAGCTTTTAAATAGTCGGAAAACAGTAAAAAGCCTCACAAACGTCTTACCAAGATTTAATGTACATTTATTCTTAACACGTGGAACATATAGTATAAAGATTTCATACTGAATAAATGATATTCATTaagccaaaaaaggaaaaaaggaggaattTACATCAAGTTTTAGCTACATTGTTTGAAATACAAATATGCAGATTTTATCACTGAAAAAATCTCAATTGTGTTTCTTCATCAGGAACTTCAACTGAACCTAGAACTTTTTCACACCTcgattagaaagaaaacaaaacaaaacaaaaaacccggaaaaaaataaactataagttGATTGGCTGCTGAGACAGCAAGGACTTTTTACAGAGACCTGTACAGCATCGCGCCGAGGGGGGCGATGTCTGGCAAGAGATTAAATAGCTGTGTCTCGCTTTGTGCAGGTCACCAACTTGTTAACTCGTCATACTATAAAGGGGTAGCTGGGAGGGGGACCAAACTGTGGGTATCCAAGGGTATGTGCAATGTACAACGTCATGTATATACACACGTGGCAGCGCAGCCGCTGCAGCTAAGGTTAAAACCAGTTCTAAGAGGTGATCTCAGGGTTATTCATACAAtcaaggaggagagaaagaggtcaGGGTGTTGTAGGTTCACACATGATACTTTGGgggaaaagcctttttttttttttttttttctcctcaacgtttaactaaaaacatttttaaaaactacagctTGCTGCTGACCCAGCGTTTTCTCTTGTTTCCATGTGAGACATTATTATTACAGTATGTTTACAGTATCGGGTGTACAGTACAGTACATGAAAGGGTCTACACTCTACTGCACAGGCCTCTCCAGTGAACAGAGTCTGTCCACAACTGCGAACTTCTCGGCTCCCGCAAGATTGTGAATGTACAACAATAAACCACACACAGTTCAGCAGTCACCTTTTTTGTCcttcagagggtttttttttttttgtatttttttcctttttttttttttttaccattaaaaaCAGTTATGAAATGTGGCATCCCGTCGATGCAAGGGCCGggaaagccatttttattttattttattttttttccccaaactcacTGTAAACGACAGTAactttggttaaaataaaaaagtcttctATGTAGGCAGAGCTTTGTCTTTTCAAACAGGGTGGGGTCCTGAGGGGAGTGAGGTGAGGACAAGGAACAGAcaggtgtggggggggtggggggggggggagaggaggaggaaagagaactaGGAGAGACTTTTGACCCAAGGGAGAAGCCGGACAGCACAGGGTAAACTGGATTCTGAGGTGGTTTTGCATAAATAAAGGGCAACAGTCAGTTTCTAAGTTctccacacacgcacacacacacagggagggaGGTGTCCCACGGCTGTCATGACTGGCCAATCAAAAACAGTACATCACAAATGACTTGTGAAACCAACGAGTTCATCAACGGTGAGACCGAGATGTCCAACAGCCGCGACTCGTACAGCGTGAACTCCGAGTGGTTCTCGTCCACCTTGGCCAGGGCCAGCAGCGCGCGGGCAGCCCGCCGCATCATGTCCACGCTAGTTGGCTCGAAGGGCGGGTTCTGCATGTGGAGCAGGCTGGCCTGGCTCTGCTGGAACTGTGTGGCGGCAAGGCTGTCCTCCAGGAAGCCCAGGAGGTTGCCGATGCTGCCCTTCTGCACTGCGATGGCACGGGCCGCCAGGCTGTCGCCCTGCGCCAGGTTGGCCAGCAGTACCACGGCCATCTCCCGGCACACCGGGTTCTTTCGGTCACTGAGGAAGCGCACCATGGTGCTATACAACTTCTCCAGGCGGCTGAAGGGGGGAGTGGCCAGGATCAGGTCCACATTGTTGTCCTGGATGCTGAGTTTGCTGAGGGTTTCCAAGACCAGTCTCTGCGGGGAGAGGACGGCGTTGGGGCCCAGGGTGGAGAAGGGGTCCTGGGCTTCGGCGGAAGGGCAGACTGCCCAGTGTAGGAGTCCGTCCAGGACAGGCAGGCAAATGCTCTCAGGGTATGGGGAGAGGTCCAACTGCCCCGAGATGTTGGCGAGTGTGACCAAGGTGTTTTCCCGGAGCATCTCCAAGCAGTCCCACCACCACTCCACTTTGTTGCAGCTCACCCCTTggtcctgctcctcctccttctcgtAAGTCAGTGGTGCCTGCTTCCGCTCTGGGTGCTTGTGGTGCAGAAGGATCAGCTTGCCCAGGATCAGCAGCAGCCCCGGGTGTTTGGACATCTCAAAGTCGTTGCCTGGCACGAATGACAGGCTTCGGATGGTGTTGGAGACACAGACGCAGCGCTTGGCGAGGGAATCCTGCCAGTCCAGAAGGGTACACAGTGGGGTCTCATCTTTACTGTGGGGCTCGTCCTCTAGGATCTTGATGTTCCGGTGGCTCTGTGCCGGGCTGATGCCAAACGGAAACTTGCTGCTCTCCTTGGTGGCCTCTGCACTCTTAGCTCCCTCCTCGCTCAACGTGCTAGACCGGGTGGACAACATGTCATCCATTGTGGCTGTGATCCGTTTCTCTGGAGGGCCATCGGGTGGGGGGCCCTCCTGTTCTGTTGTCCCTGGTGTCCCCTCTGCCGCCGTGACGTGTTTCCGGGTGACTGGTGGGCAGGGCACGTGAGGCCGGGTAGGCAGCAGCTCCGTCTTGCTCTCAAAGTGGGTCTGGATATGCTCAGTGGTGTCCCCCCCACCAATCCGCCAGTGCAGCAGGCCACTGTCAAACTCCTGCACACGCCCAAGCTTATCTGAGCAGTCCACCACAAACGGGTCATTCTTCTGCACGATCTTTACCGGGAGCTTGTCAAACTTGCTAACCAGTTTCTCCTCACTACTCTCCGAGGCCGCCTTGTCCTTGCTCGAAAAGGCCATCTCCTCATCATTTTCCActacttcctcctcttcttcctcctctagtTTAGGACCTAGAaggtcttcctcctcctccccctccataGGGGCTGGACTAGACGCCTTGCTGAATCTCCCAGGGTCCAGTAGTGTTCTCTGTCCTGGGTCACCCACCTCATACTCCTTTAAAATGCCAAAGATCTCGATGAGGCAACGCCGGAAATATTCCACAAGGAGCTCTAGCAACCCTGGGagctaaaagaggaaaaaaacaggagATAAATTAAGGGAGAGAAGTGGGCTAAACGAGAGAATCCTTGACTTGAGAGGCCCCCCCAAGGTCTTCTAGCAGATCTCCCCGCTTTCCTTGGAGGTCAGACATCTGTATCCCTGGGAGAGATGAGAGTTGCTCCTTTCCCAAAGGCTCTCCGCAGAGCAAGTCGTTGGGTCTCTcccatgcccagcacacagtTGTCCCTTCTGCTCAGCCTACCTCCATATAAGCCCGCTTCCAGCAGGACAGACATGCTGAGTGACAGCCCTGCACCTCACCATCTCACAGCCTCCTCTTTCCCTACCAAtccctgcttttcttcctcaGGCGCAGTTTCCTACCCACTGGTCAATGCTACCGTCCCTCTTACGATACCCTACGTCACACTGCCAAGTGTAGCCCGAGGCTAGGCACGGTGGGATGACCCCTCTAACACAAGCTGAGAGAAGAAGAGATGCAGTGCGGACAGATGTTCACCTGCTCTCTTCTCCAAGCTTCCCAACATTCCAGGAGGCTAGACCTCCATGAATCAATCGTGCAACATAATGAAAGGGATGAGGCTTCGGTCCTTCAAACACTGGTGCAAGCTGGTGCTAGATAGACCCAAATTCCAGCTTGGATCCAAAACAGGCTAGTTATCTCTAGAAGAAAACCCTAATTGCCAGTCAGATTAAATCTCTGGCAAGACTAcagcaaaatggaaaacataaggGCTTTAGAATTAGAAAGACctaggtttgaattctggcttttCTAGGAACTAGCCATATGATTTAAACTCTCTAAGCTGTACTTCTTCTATCTTTCCACTGAACATGACGGAAATTCCTAAACTTTAAACGGTGGTTCTGAGGACTAAATGGAATATATCAAATGCCTGGCATATGGAAATCAGtatctgttccttttctttctcatggGGAGGCAATTTTATAAAATGGACATCAAgtcaggctttggaatcagaaagacCCTGATgatagctgtgtgaacttgggcaaagaTAAGACGCTCAGCCGACTTACTCATCTCTAAGAGGCCACACGTGCCTCAGAAGACTGTTGTGAGGctgacatgaaagaaaatatgaaggaTCTTGCACAAGGTGACGGCACAACAAATGGTTAACTATTAATAACAATGCTCCCTAGTCAGCTCCTTGATAGATGGGTTGGTAAGTACTAAGGATGATCAAAAAGACTGGGATGGTGCAGCAGAAACTCTTCCCAGCTAGTGGGAAAACTCAAGGTGCACACATCCTGTGGAGAGAGGATCCGGAGAACCATCTCTCTGCAAGAACGTAATTAAAATACCACCATCACCCCTCGCCCCCCGCCAAGCCTACTTCTTTCCACTTCCCTTTCTATACCTTAGGAAAATGGGATTGATAAAGACCTCCCGTACTCATGGTGGATGAagtaagaaggggaaaaaaagaaactgtcatgCTCACTAATAAAGACCACAGGTTTTTCTTGTAGTCTGAAAAGGTGGTGTCCTCACTCACACcaacagaatctgcatttcttacCGATTCCAAAAAGTTTCTCCCCAATTCCCTTTGAAGTCAATCCTGATACCTTACACAAATTATTATTGTTCCCAGTGTTCTGGGCCCATGGCCAGTGGCAAAGTACTGGCATGGAATCAAAGCACTGGCATGGAAGATaccagagagtgagtgagagaggggagaCCATTTTGGCCAGGGAAGGCTTAATTCCCTGTGTCACGTAGCACTGTCTACTTCAAGAAGGTCTCAGGCCCTCCCATTCTTCCAATCTTTCCCAGGCACCTGTACTCACCTGACTGAGGTTGAAGGTCATGATGCTGTTGTCGTCATACAGCAGGATGTTAATGGTGTCTAATGCCCATGTGCTCTCTGCCAGCAGCCCAGACTTGAGGGACATCATTACCCGCCATGCCTCCGGGGTTCCTGAAATAAACCTCCATGTCGTCCATCTACCAAGCCCAGGTTGGCCGGATGCTCCCCCAGGGCTGGCCCATCAGTCAGGCTACTCTGAAGATAACACATGGCGGGAGGCAGTTCCTATCTAGGAGAGGACACACATCTGCTTCTAGGCTCCCTTAGGACATCACTGCATGGCGCTTGCTTTTAGTAAAGCCTCGTACCAGCTGTTTTCCTTATCCAAAGTTCTTTGGCTCTATTTCAGACAACACTGGACCAGATTTTATCTCATCCAGAATGTTGGGATGGAGACAAAAAAATGGACAAGACTTTAGGAAGAGATAAAGCAACCTGATCGGGGAGGTCTCCTTACCAATGTCTTTCATTGTGAGCCGCCTCCTCTGCTTCAACACAGGCTGTGTTGCTTCCACAGAGCCAGGTGGGAAGGTGATGTCCCGCCGAATCATGGGTGGCTGCACAGGGGCAGGTGCTATGTGCGAGGCAGGCACTGGGGGACCTGCCTTTTGCATCTTCATCCCAGAGTGCAGGAATGGAGACTTGCTAGGGGAGGTGCGGTTCTCCATTGGCCGGGGCAGGGGAGCGGGGCTGGATACCTGAGGAATGTGATTCTGCATGCTTGGCGGGGGCTGGTAGTTGGATGGAGGGGGCCTTGTCATGGGGGGCACGGGGGCAGAGGGACCATATGGGGGCTGACGTGTGCCATGGGAAGGCCACGGGCCTTCATGGTTGGCCCTCTGATCCGTGTGCAGCATTTCATCTGTTCGGTTCACACCATGATAGGCGGGGCCCTGGGGGGCAGAGCCAGTGCTCTGCCTGTTGGCGTAATTGTAGGTCATGTCATTACGCCCTTGCCACATGGTGCCTTGCTGAGTAACCTCAGCCGATGCCTGTATGGGGCCGCCCATCATTTGCGGTGGCATGTTCTGCTGGGCATTGGAGCCGGGGGGTGCAGAGACACGGTCTCGGCCAAACTGGAATGGAAACTGGTTCTGGGGGCCGCCTGCTGGTCGGCGCTCAGTAGCAGCAGCGGCAGTGGCGGGGTAAGTGTTGCCATACTGGTTGTACACATCTTGCTGAGGGGAAGGCTGGGCAGCTTGCTGCTGGCTggcaggctggggctgggctgggggcaacTGCTGCTGTTggggctgcccctgccccgtgCTGTACGGCACGCTGTACATCTCCCCTTCGTGCCGCTTGGCAGGAGGGCCGTACGTGCCATCCATCGGCCGCTTGTAATTCTAAGACAGGGACAAGCAGAGGGGAGGTTAAATTCTGCACTCAGGGACCCAAGATCCAAACGCAGCTGCCAAGATGGCTACACCAGACACTCGCCAGGCTTACTTCCACTCCTCTAGAAGAGGACATGGTCTCCAAGCGAACAAAGGATTCACCTTTACAAATGATCTTTTGAAGTTGTTTCTGAAATCAAGAACCATTCCCTATTCCCCTCTGGTTCTCCCTTGCTCTGTGTAGAAAAATGTACATAAgtctaaaaatcaaaataaggcCTGTATCTGGCCCTTGTGGAGAACTAGAGAGACTGGACTAGAATCTAAACAGGACGAGGCTGAGGGCTTGGCTCTTCAGCAGAATTGGTCATGTAGGTGGGAGAACACCAAAGTATCAAAAGCAAGCCTAAACTTTTCAACTTCGTTTTCTAACTGCCTCTCGAGGGGAACCTGTGTGTCAGTTCACCCTGTTACCCTCctcacctgctgctgctgctgatacATTGTGGTCTgctggctggggaaggggctgcCGGAAGGGGTGCCTTGAGTGGAGAACTGATTGCCATAGGAATCATGTCTGCGGGAGGGAGAGAATCAGAGGATCAGGGTGGGAAATGGCAAAGCCTGAGCCACAACGACACTAGGACCAGGGTTCACTCAccgttgttgctgctgctgctgctgcggggGGTAGCGGCTAGGAGAATACATCCCCGAGTCTGGGTTGGAAGGCATGAGATTCGGCTGTGGGGCTCCAGTGCCCATGTTTCCCTCGGGTCCTATTCCAGGCTCCGTCCTAAACACAATTGAAGAAGTGGATTGAGTCCACTAGAGctgtggggtgctggggtgggacAGGAGCGGGGGCCATGTTTACCTCACTCTGTCATAAGGACCTCCATAGGGATAGTGCTGTCGAGGTCCCATCGCCACATTTCCCAGCCCAGGGCCGGCAGCTCGGCTGTAGGGGTCTCCCATTCCGCCATTGGGGCCCTGCCCTGAGGACATGAAGGGATCACTCCCTGGAGCTGAGTACAGAAAGGAAGGCAGTGAGCAAACGGGTAAGCCAGCAGGCCTAGCAACCCACACCTTGCCTGCCCCAAAGACCAGGCCCTGTTTGGAGCTTGGGTTTGTTCCTACGGTTTCCCCGGCAAGTTCATAAGAGATCTAAAGAGGCTCCAACCAGCAAAGAGCACATACTTGTTAAGGTATGACAAGGTaaggccagggagagggagacaagaaaggaGGTAGGGACGAAGAGTGGTGGTTAGGTCTGGAAATGCCTTATCTCAGAAAATGGCTCGACAAGAACCCTGAGCCACTCTCAAGACATCCCCCCCATTTCCCTGGCCCTGTCCTCAAGGGCACGAGGCCAACAGTAATTGGTCACCTTTCCTCATGCTGCCATAAGGATCCTTATTTGGCTCGTAGGACATGCGCCCCATCATGTCAGAGGTATTCATACTGGGCTGGTACCCAGGGTTTGGAGTCATGGAATTCCGCTTCTGGAATGTGGGGTCACTTCCATCAGGAAAGGCATCCTGGATCCCAACCGAATTGCTCCTGCTCCAGAGTGAGGAAAGCCAATTAAACCCCAAATAAAGCAATTCCTCCAGTAAGCAGGGCACATGCGAGTCACTGGCTGGGCAGGCAGAGCAGGGACCACTCCTGGGCTGCACAGAAGCTCATgcacttctgctcaggtctttcaacccccctgcccctgctcctggcCTTACCTCATGCCTGGCAAGGGGGGGATCTGACTGTGTGGTGTGGATGCTGGAGTTGGTGGCTTCAGGTCTCCTCCTTCTGCCATGGAACTGCTGGTTGACTGAGGTGTCTGTGGCCCCTGCATAGACCCAGATCCCGCTGTGGACAGAGATGTGGGGTGAGCCAGCAAGTGTTTAACTCTCACAGAAATACACAAATGCCCCAGGATCTTTTTGGAAGGGATTGCTATAAAGCTAAAGCTGGGGTTCTTTAAAGCCTGAATCGCCCTTCTCAGCAGGAGATCGATCTATAAGGCCAGGTAATAGAGGAGGGAATTTGAGGGGTCTATTGCTCCTTGCTACGATTTCACATTTGGAGAACAGGGGTAGTATGGCAATGCCATCACCACGCTGGTGATTTCCTGGACTCTCTGCCAGCTTCCCTGactattttgctttccttccccaaGGACTCTGGTTAACTTACTAAACCCTGTAATGCTGGAGCCCAAGTTCCCAGGCAGAGCCCCTAGAATCCTAGGTAGGAAGGCTCCATCTTGCCCTAAACCTGCAGCGTGCTTTAGGAACCTAGGAGCTCCTACTCACAAGAATCTAGCACAGTGTCACCACTTAGGTTCCAATGTTCCTCCTCTAAGCTGATGCGAGCAGAACCACCAGTAATTAATGTTTCCATTAGTTACCATTCCCAACAGCAGACATCCCACTGCTTAGGCCTCCCCAGCTGATGAGTCATCTCAGGCACTCATTACACCCTCAGAGGTCAATACCAGGGCACATGTGTTTACACCCACCTTCTAGGAGCCCtggccctcttccctctccttcccatgCTTGCCCAGGACCCAGCCTCCTCTCAGAAaggagggtgggcagaggccCTCCCATCAGAGAGTTCCATTCATATCCCTCCCTACCCGCTCCTTCCCATTCATTAGCATCTGAGCTCCCTGGGGAATTCAGGGCTCTCGTCTGAGCGGCATTCTAAGGCGCTGACATCAGTGGGCCAAAGCTCCCAGATGGCCCTGCCTCACTGCTATTTGTCAGATTTCCCCACTCCTCTGGTGTCCCTCCCACTCACTAGTTTACAAACATTTGGCAAGATGCCAGGTgcacaatgaaaattaaaacttaaggGCTGCTACAGACTACGTCTCAAGGGAGTCGCCACCGTCCACTCTTTAGTCTGTCAACGCGTTAAAGCCCTGTGGTAGGACAGGGCGGAGTACACGTCCCCGGTGCCAGGCACTGCCGGATAACGAGCCTGGACCCTGAATGGTTTGGTGGGGCGGCTCACCCAGATCCTTACCAGGAGAGGGAGGCTGGATCTTGGGCTGCGACTTCTTGGAATCAGCAGCTGCGAAGATGTCTGGGGGAGGGTCTTCCCCCCGTTCAATCTTGCACTCAAAGGCATAGAGACACTGGATGTACTGCTTTTTCAGGGAGCTGGCAGCGCTGCTTGAGGTGCCCACATTGAGGTTGGTCGCAAGTTCCCGccattttttgttcttgttgacCTGTACAACCAACCAGAAGAGTCGGGGTACGTCTTCCACCTGATCTTCCTGCCCACAAGCCCCAGACCCCATCAGGCTTCCAGGTTCTCATCTCTTAGGGAATCACGGTTCTCAGTCAACCACCAAAGTTAACCCCGCTTGGTGCGTAAGTCCGTGACAAATGTTAAATCCATGGCTAGCGTCCCTCCACCCTCAGCAGGCTCTATCCACAGATCACTGCAACTAGCAGACAGTGCTTATTCACATGAGGGCAAATTTCACATCACTGTTAGTGGGAGAGAACAGAATTTAGAAGGTATGATGCTTTACACAAGTATATTACTGAAAACTGTTGTGCAAATCACCATCAGATCCAAACCCCTTTCAAGGCAACaataaaaaatcacttttccaAAACGGAGATGTGGTACTGTCAGCCACcactctgcctgacttacttttGTCAAACTGGAGGTTTccgggtttttcttttctttttttttttcttggtgtggGGCTCTTTGCAAATTTTACATTCTTGTGCCACTGCTGCCCTCCTTCTCAGTGACATGTAACTAACTACAAGCCCTTCCCTACTAGGCACTATCCTGATTGTTCAGGAGATGCTTCAGGCCCtataacttctctgtgccttcccaGCAGCTAACCTAcccttctgcctcctttcctAAGCTTCAGGACACGCTGACCAAGACCATGCCCCAATCCCTACAATTAGACAGTCTTTCTGCTCTAGCCAGGCAGGCCTCCTTCTTCATGTATTCTTACACTTATTCATCTACCTCAAAGGCTGGGAACACCAGCTTTCCAGTCCTAACCCATAACGGAAGTTCAATATGTTGTCATATCTACTGATCTGGTACCCGTGATACCAGAGAGAAGAGTGATAAGGAAGCAAAGACAGGGACAACCTAGATGGCGGGGAGGTGACCAGAACACGTCCCTAGAACAGGTAATGTCCGAGATGAATTCTGAAGGTTGGAGATGGTGTCGGTCGTGTATATTCCAGACTCTCTCCTATTTCCATGCCACTTAGGCCAGTCAACTGGAATGGCCCCTTCCTCTGCCTAACACCCTACAAATCCTTCACAGAAGCTCAAGActcattttctgccttcttgGAAGCATTACAGACTAGCTTTTAACAGCGCTATTTCTCCTCTGAACCCCGTCTTTAGCGTTCAATTACATCATAGCGCCTAAAAGGCTGGCATtttctcacaaactgcaagacagGCACAGGCTTCAGGATTCCCTCTGTACCTCATCCTACATCATTTAATGAATCCAGAAGCCCATTCAATCAAAAGCGTGCCAAACCTAAGCCAacgaccccc
Above is a window of Panthera uncia isolate 11264 chromosome C1 unlocalized genomic scaffold, Puncia_PCG_1.0 HiC_scaffold_4, whole genome shotgun sequence DNA encoding:
- the ARID1A gene encoding AT-rich interactive domain-containing protein 1A isoform X3; translation: MAAQVAPAAASSLGNPPPPPSELKKAEQQQREEAGGEAAAAAAAERGEMKAAAGQESEGPAVGPPQPLGKELQDGAESNGGGGGGGAGAGGGPGAEPDLKNSNGNAGPRPALNNNLTEPPGGGGGGSSDGVGAPPHSAAAALPPPAYGFGQPYGRSPSAVAAAAAAVFHQQHGGQQSPGLAALQSGGGGGGLEPYAGPQQNSHDHGFPNHQYNSYYPNRSAYPPPPQAYALSSPRGGTPGSGAAAAAGSKPPPSSSASASSSSSSFAQQRFGAMGGGGPSAAGGGTPQPTATPTLNQLLTSPSSARGYQGYPGGDYGGGPQDGGAGKGPADMASQCWGAAAAAAAAAAAASGGAQQRSHHAPMSPGSSGGGGQPLARTPQIPPYGQQGPSGYGQQGQTPYYNQQSPHPQQQQPPYSQQPPSQNPHAQPSYQQQPQSQPPQLPSSQPPYSQQPSQPPHQQSPTPYPSQQSTTQQHPQSQPPYSQPQAQSPYQQQQPQQPASSTLSQQAAYPQPQSQQSQQTAYSQQRFPPPQELSQDSFGSQASSAPSMTSSKGGQEDMNLSLQSRPSSLPDLSGSIDDLPMGTEGALSPGVSTSGISSSQGEQSNPAQSPFSPHTSPHLPGIRGPSPSPVGSPASVAQSRSGPLSPAAVPGNQMPPRPPSGQSDSIMHPSMNQSSIAQDRGYMQRNPQMPQYSSPQPGSALSPRQPSGGQMHTGMGSYQQNSMGSYGPQGSQYGPQGGYPRQPNYNALPNANYPSAGMAGSMNPMGAGGQMHGQPGIPPYGTLPPGRMSHASMGNRPYGPNMANMPPQVGSGMCPPPGGMNRKTQETAVAMHVAANSIQNRPPGYPNMNQGGMMGTGPPYGQGINSMAGMINPQGPPYPMGGTMANNSAGMAASPEMMGLGDVKLTPATKMNNKADGTPKTESKSKKSSSSTTTNEKITKLYELGGEPERKMWVDRYLAFTEEKAMGMTNLPAVGRKPLDLYRLYVSVKEIGGLTQVNKNKKWRELATNLNVGTSSSAASSLKKQYIQCLYAFECKIERGEDPPPDIFAAADSKKSQPKIQPPSPAGSGSMQGPQTPQSTSSSMAEGGDLKPPTPASTPHSQIPPLPGMSRSNSVGIQDAFPDGSDPTFQKRNSMTPNPGYQPSMNTSDMMGRMSYEPNKDPYGSMRKAPGSDPFMSSGQGPNGGMGDPYSRAAGPGLGNVAMGPRQHYPYGGPYDRVRTEPGIGPEGNMGTGAPQPNLMPSNPDSGMYSPSRYPPQQQQQQQRHDSYGNQFSTQGTPSGSPFPSQQTTMYQQQQQNYKRPMDGTYGPPAKRHEGEMYSVPYSTGQGQPQQQQLPPAQPQPASQQQAAQPSPQQDVYNQYGNTYPATAAAATERRPAGGPQNQFPFQFGRDRVSAPPGSNAQQNMPPQMMGGPIQASAEVTQQGTMWQGRNDMTYNYANRQSTGSAPQGPAYHGVNRTDEMLHTDQRANHEGPWPSHGTRQPPYGPSAPVPPMTRPPPSNYQPPPSMQNHIPQVSSPAPLPRPMENRTSPSKSPFLHSGMKMQKAGPPVPASHIAPAPVQPPMIRRDITFPPGSVEATQPVLKQRRRLTMKDIGTPEAWRVMMSLKSGLLAESTWALDTINILLYDDNSIMTFNLSQLPGLLELLVEYFRRCLIEIFGILKEYEVGDPGQRTLLDPGRFSKASSPAPMEGEEEEDLLGPKLEEEEEEEVVENDEEMAFSSKDKAASESSEEKLVSKFDKLPVKIVQKNDPFVVDCSDKLGRVQEFDSGLLHWRIGGGDTTEHIQTHFESKTELLPTRPHVPCPPVTRKHVTAAEGTPGTTEQEGPPPDGPPEKRITATMDDMLSTRSSTLSEEGAKSAEATKESSKFPFGISPAQSHRNIKILEDEPHSKDETPLCTLLDWQDSLAKRCVCVSNTIRSLSFVPGNDFEMSKHPGLLLILGKLILLHHKHPERKQAPLTYEKEEEQDQGVSCNKVEWWWDCLEMLRENTLVTLANISGQLDLSPYPESICLPVLDGLLHWAVCPSAEAQDPFSTLGPNAVLSPQRLVLETLSKLSIQDNNVDLILATPPFSRLEKLYSTMVRFLSDRKNPVCREMAVVLLANLAQGDSLAARAIAVQKGSIGNLLGFLEDSLAATQFQQSQASLLHMQNPPFEPTSVDMMRRAARALLALAKVDENHSEFTLYESRLLDISVSPLMNSLVSQVICDVLFLIGQS